GGAGCGCCAGCGCAACTTTTGCCAGACGCCCGGGCTTGTGGCGGATGGGCGCGATATGGGTACGGTCGTTTTCCCCGATGCGCCGGTCAAGGTATTTTTGACCGCCAGTGCCGAGGAACGGGCGCGAAGACGCTTCAGGCAGTTGCAGGACGCCGGCGTGGATGCTAGTCTTTCGAGTCTTTTGAAGGAGATTCAGGCACGCGATGCACGCGACACGCAGCGCAGTGTGGCTCCGCTCAAGCCGGCATCCGATGCCGTAACGCTTGACACCACGCGCCTGAGTATACCGGAAGTGGTTGATCGTCTAACGCAGTTGCTGGCCCAAAAAGGGCTTGCAAGCGCAGACTGATTCTCCCTTGCGGCGTTTTTGGGAAGGTGTCACGACATGGCAGGGCGGCAAGTCATATGATCGTTCATATCCGAGAGCCCGGTCAGGTCCAACCAGCGCTAACACCCCTGAAAGCTGAGTTACATAGGCCCGTACTCGCTGGTGGTACGGAGAAGGCATTACGCCTCAACAACGTTGATCACGTAGGAAAACCATGAGCGAAAGCTTTGCTGAACTGTTTGAACAGTCTCTTAACGACATCAACATGGAGCCGGGCGCCATCGTCGCGGCCCAGGTTGTCGACATCGACGGTGACTGGGTTACCGTTAATGCTGGTCTGAAATCCGAAGGCCAAATTCCCGCGGCACAGTTCCGCGACGACAACGGTGAACTCACTATCGCCATCGGCGATGACGTTCACGTTGCACTGGAAGCCGTCGAAGACGGTTTCGGCGAAACGCGCCTGTCGCGTGAAAAAGCCAAGCGTGCTGAAGCCTGGAAGATTCTGGAAGCGGCCTTCGAGAAAGACGAAATCATCAAGGGCGTGATCAACGGTAAAGTTAAAGGCGGCTTCACTGTCGACGTTGACTCCATCCGTGCCTTCCTGCCGGGTTCACTGGTCGACGTTCGTCCGGTTCGCGATACTGCGCACCTGGAAAACAAGGAACTCGACTTCAAGGTCATCAAACTCGACCCGAAGCGTAACAACGTCGTTGTATCGCGTCGCGCCGTCCTCGAAGCTGAAAACAGCGCCGAGCGTGAAGCTTTGCTTGCCACGCTTCAGGAAGGCCAGCAGATCAAGGGTATCGTCAAGAACCTGACCGATTACGGCGCCTTCGTCGACCTCGGCGGCGTCGACGGCCTGCTGCACATCACCGACATGGCCTGGAAGCGCATCAAGCATCCGTCCGAAATCGTCGCCGTGGGCGATGAGATCAACGTCAAGGTGCTGAAATTCGACCGCGAGCGTAACCGCGTATCGCTGGGTCTCAAGCAACTGGGCGAAGATCCGTGGGTCAACATCAAGGCGCGTTACCCGGAAGGCACCAAGGTGCACGCCGTGGTGACCAACTTGACCGACTACGGCTGCTTTGCAGAGCTCGAAGAAGGTGTCGAAGGTCTGGTTCACGTCTCTGAAATGGACTGGACCAACAAGAACATCCATCCGTCCAAGGTCGTTCAAGTGGGCGACGATGTCGACGTCATGGTTCTGGACATCGACGAAGAGCGTCGTCGTATTTCCCTGGGTATCAAGCAGTGCACCGCTAACCCGTGGGAAACCTTCAACGCCGAGTACAACAAGGGCGACCGCGTTTCTGGCACCATCAAGTCGATCACCGATTTCGGTATCTTCATTGGTCTGGAAGGCGGCATCGACGGTCTGGTTCATCTGTCCGACATCTCCTGGACAGAGACTGGCGAAGAAGCGGTTCGTAACTTCAAGAAAGGCGATGAAGCCGAAGCCGTTATCCTGTCGATCGACCCGGAGCGCGAGCGCATCTCCCTGGGTATCAAGCAAATGGATTCCGATCCGGTGGCTGAATACCTCTCGGTCAACGACAAGGGCAGCATCGTGACTGGCCGCGTTGTCGAAGTCGATGCAAAAGAAGCGCACGTTGAGCTGGCAACCGATGTTGTTGCTATCCTCAAGGCGTCTGAAATCAGCGCTGACCGTGTCGAAGACGCGCGTAACGTGCTGAACGAAGGCGACAGCGTTGAAGCGCGTATCGTGAACGTCGATCGCAAGAGCCGTCAGATCAATCTGTCGATCAAAGCGAAAGAGCAGGACGATACTCGTCAGAACATGAAGAAACTGCGCGAGCAGGACTCCGAAACCGGCGGTGGCGGTGCTACCACGATCGGTGATCTGATCAAGCAGCAGATGGGTCAGGACTAATCGTTCCGGCTCTATCTCAAAAAACGCCACCTTCGGGTGGCGTTTTTTTTTGCTGAGTTGAATCTTTTCCATGATGCACTCTTTACGACCACCAGTTGTTAAGTTTCAAGCGTAGATATAAAAAAACGATTAGTATTCGTCCTTGAATGGACTAGACTATTGTCAATTAGTGAAATTGAAGTAATAATGTCGCCGCCTCGCGATAAGTAGACGGCTTTAAAAGACGTTTTGCTTTTCCAGCCATAGTTTATCAAGGAAGCCCCATGTCATTGCTGAATGAATACATGCAAAAAGAGCAGCAGTTAAAGCAGCTGCAGGAAGACCTTCAACGTCTGGAAGGCGATCAGCGACTTAAAAGTGAGCTGGAGTTTAAATCCAAACTCGAAGCGTTAATGAACGAGTTCGGTAAAAAACCGGCCGATGTCATTGCCATGCTTGACCCGTCAAGCGACCAGCGAGGCAGCAGTGCTGCTTCCAAGGCTTCTGCTACCCCCAGCAATCGCCGTAAGCGCCGTTTGAAAGTGTACAAGAATCCGCACACTGGTGAAGTCATCGAAACCCGTGGCGGCAATCATAAAGGCCTGCGCAGCTGGAAAGACGAGTACGGTGATGAAACCGTAGAATCCTGGCTCGAGCAGCAGGATAGCTAAAACATGACCGGCGCCCTCGTTGAGGGCGCCGGTTTTTTGTTTCTCGGGGTGGTAGCAGTGTTCATGAGCGGTAAACGTGTCTGGTAGTGTGTTAGGCATTCCTGCCGGCAACTCTGCCTTGTTTTAAGACACTGCGATATTCGAAGCCTTGCCTACGGAACTCAATCCGGAAAATGGCATCAAATTTTGACTTCATGGTTCAAGCGCTCACCGTTAGGGTGATTCGATTAATGTCGTTCTTCCAGACTCGGATATATGCGCTATAGTAGTAGGCGCTCGTATTCGATGGGCAGGAAGGCGTCCCAGACCCGGGCATCTTTCGTAGTATTTGTCGACGAGTATTAACGAGCAACCTCCCGCCAAGATGAAGCGGCTATCTTCTGGCTTTTTTCACTGACGCTTTACGTGGATACAGAGCAGGACATGCTCTCACCGCGGTTTGAATATTTGTAGCTTTTGTCGTTTCAAGGCACCTGATTCAGGTTGACGCTGACGAGTTTTGCACACATGAAAATAGTGCCGTTAAAGTCAGCAATTAGTGCCAATAAAGAACGCTCTCTTTTCTTAAGTAAGGTGTGAATTCAAGTTCAATGAAATATCAAAAGGCTCATAAACAAGTGGATGAACGCGATAAACTGCGCAAGTTTCGCGAGCTCGACGACGCCTTCGCCGAAGCCTTGCGACAGCTTGAAAGTCCAGGCAATCGTTTTGATATCCCCACCGGCCCTCCCGTGCGCTCGCTCAAGGATCTGGAAGAGGAAGAGCATCAGACGCGCTTACAAGAGCGTGAGCGCCAATTCGAGGAGCGCTTGAAAGCGCTGTGCATCGAGTCAGGCTACCGCGATAAAAAAGCCCTGGCATTGATTGAAAGTCTGCTGGAATGCGGTCTTTGGTCCAGAGAAGATACGCCTGCGATCAGCGAACCTACCGTGGCAGCGCTCAGCGGTAGCGATAGATCCGAAGGCTAGGCAGAAACGGCTCGCTCTCGAGCTTTTCATCACGACGCTTGGCGCGAGTACGCTCGGTGGGCGCCTGGCTATTAGGCGCCTTGATATGCGGCAAACGTGCCTCGACGTTTGGAACGATCAGCGGCATGGCAATATTATGCGCTCTTCGCGTGTGGCCATCTTCCAGCGGTTCGATAAAAAACAGATTGGCGCGCATGAGAGGGGCCTGGGCCTGCACCTGAGCCAGCGTTTCACTACTGGGGATCCCCGCGAGTTTTTGCAGCTGAATCCGAATATGAGGTGCGTCGGTATCGAGCTGCAAAAGCTTTTTTTCAGCATCCCGGACGCTGAGTTTTTTGATCGAGCGCCCGCTGGTATACCAGGCAAGCCGAACCCTGGCCACCGGCGCCGGCGCGATCGGTACATGGCGCCAGCACTGCTTTAAATGAAGGCGCGCCATACCACTTTTACGCAGCATGTCGTCCACATGGAGGTGGCGTGCAGGCAGTCTACTCTTGGCCTCAGATAGCGCGTGAGAAGAGAGCGCCTTGATACGCCCAATCAGTTCGCCAATAGCATCTTTTTTCCGATTGACCTCTTCGACCGCTAGAATTAGCGGTTCATCCGCCGCCACGACGGCGATGTAATTACGCGTTTCACGCCCGTCCTGACCTTCAACGTGCCACATATCCATCAGTGCCTGACGAAACCAGTGGGGTCCCTCGACGTTTGTTTCGAGTCGCCAGCTAAGCGGCGGCTGAGCCTCGAAAAGCGACGCTGCGTGGTCGATCGCCGCCATTAACTCATCGAAGCGCGCATCGAGCTCGAAGAAAAGATGATAGGCAGCAGGCGCCGGGCTAGTCATGGAAGAGCGCAGCCTCGGCGTAGAGCGCCGTATCGGCAAAGCCCCTCATGAGAGCGGCGCATCCTTGTCGGCTTGGGCGAGCAGCGTTTCGATATCCGCTTCGTCCATGGCCGATTCGCCGCCGATACGATGCGACTCGTCCGCCCAGGCGCCCAAATCCAGAAGTTGGCAGCGCTTACTGCAAAACGGTCGATAGGCGCTTTCCGGCGCCCAAGCCACTTTGGTAGCGCACTGAGGGCAGTCGACTTCGAACGGGGAATCGTTGGCAGGGGACATAAAACTCCTGGGTAAAAAACGCTTTCGCGGTATCGGATTGAACTTCCTGTTGGAATATTTACGAACGCTTTGGTTCCTGCGGTGAGTTCGTCTCGCTCATGTGGCGATAGCGCTCGTCAAGCGCCGCCACCTGGGCCTTGAGTCGCTCCGGGTCGCCATCGTTGTCCAGCACATCGTCGGCGCGCACCAAACGCTCTTCGCGCGAAAGCTGAGCGGCCAGTATGGCCTCGATTTGTGCGGCGCTAACGCCATCCCGTCGCAGGGTTCGCTCGCGCTGGGTATCCATACTAACATCGACGACCAGCGTTCGCGCGACCAGCGCCGCCTGGCCGGATTC
The window above is part of the Halomonas sp. GD1P12 genome. Proteins encoded here:
- a CDS encoding DNA replication terminus site-binding protein → MTSPAPAAYHLFFELDARFDELMAAIDHAASLFEAQPPLSWRLETNVEGPHWFRQALMDMWHVEGQDGRETRNYIAVVAADEPLILAVEEVNRKKDAIGELIGRIKALSSHALSEAKSRLPARHLHVDDMLRKSGMARLHLKQCWRHVPIAPAPVARVRLAWYTSGRSIKKLSVRDAEKKLLQLDTDAPHIRIQLQKLAGIPSSETLAQVQAQAPLMRANLFFIEPLEDGHTRRAHNIAMPLIVPNVEARLPHIKAPNSQAPTERTRAKRRDEKLESEPFLPSLRIYRYR
- the yacG gene encoding DNA gyrase inhibitor YacG; this translates as MSPANDSPFEVDCPQCATKVAWAPESAYRPFCSKRCQLLDLGAWADESHRIGGESAMDEADIETLLAQADKDAPLS
- the cmk gene encoding (d)CMP kinase, which codes for MNVEVPVLTIDGPGGAGKGTISGLIAERLGWHLLDSGALYRLTAQAALKHGVALDDEGGLERLAMSLDVAFPVEEGTPRTLLEGEDVTLAIRTEQAGERASQVASLPGVRQGLLERQRNFCQTPGLVADGRDMGTVVFPDAPVKVFLTASAEERARRRFRQLQDAGVDASLSSLLKEIQARDARDTQRSVAPLKPASDAVTLDTTRLSIPEVVDRLTQLLAQKGLASAD
- a CDS encoding histone-like nucleoid-structuring protein, MvaT/MvaU family, which gives rise to MSLLNEYMQKEQQLKQLQEDLQRLEGDQRLKSELEFKSKLEALMNEFGKKPADVIAMLDPSSDQRGSSAASKASATPSNRRKRRLKVYKNPHTGEVIETRGGNHKGLRSWKDEYGDETVESWLEQQDS
- the rpsA gene encoding 30S ribosomal protein S1, whose amino-acid sequence is MSESFAELFEQSLNDINMEPGAIVAAQVVDIDGDWVTVNAGLKSEGQIPAAQFRDDNGELTIAIGDDVHVALEAVEDGFGETRLSREKAKRAEAWKILEAAFEKDEIIKGVINGKVKGGFTVDVDSIRAFLPGSLVDVRPVRDTAHLENKELDFKVIKLDPKRNNVVVSRRAVLEAENSAEREALLATLQEGQQIKGIVKNLTDYGAFVDLGGVDGLLHITDMAWKRIKHPSEIVAVGDEINVKVLKFDRERNRVSLGLKQLGEDPWVNIKARYPEGTKVHAVVTNLTDYGCFAELEEGVEGLVHVSEMDWTNKNIHPSKVVQVGDDVDVMVLDIDEERRRISLGIKQCTANPWETFNAEYNKGDRVSGTIKSITDFGIFIGLEGGIDGLVHLSDISWTETGEEAVRNFKKGDEAEAVILSIDPERERISLGIKQMDSDPVAEYLSVNDKGSIVTGRVVEVDAKEAHVELATDVVAILKASEISADRVEDARNVLNEGDSVEARIVNVDRKSRQINLSIKAKEQDDTRQNMKKLREQDSETGGGGATTIGDLIKQQMGQD